The window AAAATTGGAGAAATCCTTTCGGACTCTCAGAaacatctttttcatttaaaaacacgaaaaaaaaaaaccatggtTCCAATTCAGCTGCCATTTATGGTCTGCATGTCACTCATGCTTGCTCTATATGTTGTAGGTTTCTCGATAGGGCAGCATATATCTCATCAAGAGATTTAGATAACCAAGGACGAGGCATTGGCAATCCATGGCGCCTCTGTCCCATCACACAAGTGGAAGAGGTCAAGTGCATTTTAAGATTACTTCCTATTTGGCTCTGCACCATAATCTACTCTGTGGTCTTCACTCAAATGGCTTCCCTCTTTGTCGAACAAGGCGCTGCCATGAAAACTGttgtttcaaactttcatatCCCACCTGCAAGCATGTCCAGCTTTGACATTCTCAGTGTCgcagttttcatttttctttaccgGCGAGTCCTAGACCCACTTGCAGGGAAACTCAGAAAATCAGATTCTAAAGGGCTTACTGAACTTCAGAGAATGGGAATCGGTCTCATCATAGCAGTGATGGCAATGGTTTCAGCAGGAATTGTAGAGTGTTATAGACTAAAGTATGCTAAAGGCGACTGCACACACTGTGAAGGCTCAAGCTCCTTAAGCATCTTTTGGCAGGTTCCACAGTATGCGTTTATAGGAGCTTCTGAGGTTTTCATGTACGTGGGACAATTGGAGTTCTTCAATGCACAAACCCCGGATGGATTAAAAAGCTTTGGTAGTGCACTTTGTATGACATCAATCTCTTTGGGGAATTATGTCAGTAGCCTTCTGGTCACCATGGTTATGAAAATATCAACAGAGGACCACATGCCAGGATGGATTCCAGGAAACCTGAACAGAGGTCATCTAGATAGATTTTACTTCCTCTTAGCTGGACTGACTGCAATTGACTTTGCAGTGTATATTATGTGTGCTAGATGGTACAAATGTATCAAATTGGAGGGCAAGTGTGAAGAAAACGAAGACCTGGAGCACAACAAGGTCTGATTTGaagaaatataaacaaaagcaACACTTGTTTGCTGAATATGTTATCAGTTTGTGTAAGAATAAAAGGAATAGGGCCTAAAGAGTCGGAAACCTATTCTTGGCTCAACTCTTTATACCCaattctttcccttttctacAACATCtgatcaaataatttcaagCAATGTTATTGAAAGAGCAAGGGTGGCGTGTTCGGCAGATTTCTTGTCCAAGACCTTCCATGTTCCCGCCGGCTAAATTTCTCCCCTTTATTCTTTAGAGGACTTTgactttcttttctccttctccccttttgcttttccttttatgtGGGGAAGCTAGTATGTACAATCACTGAGCCATCCTTTTTCTATCTATCGAGTTGTCAATGGAAATGAATCTCTCCTTTGTCTTCTGAGATTGGTATGACCGAGGGAGTTAAAAAATCAAGAGGGGAAACATAAGTACATTTTCCTACGCTTTGGCCTTGTTTGTGGTAATTTGTGTATCTCATCTCATGTCCTCAATTTAATGCCCCATAGACTGGTATTGTGTGACATTTGATTAATGCAAATCAGGTATGGGAAAGATATTAACAGAGGGTGCTctaagaaatgaaatatatatattatcaatcaaGAAGAAATGTCTAATAAATAGGTCAATTAAGtcaaaatgttacaaaacTATTACTAACTGTAAAGGATACTAATCTCTAGaaagaagagatgaaagaacaaaaaaataaatcctGTTTTTACCAGCGAAATCAACCTTGGATCCTCCGTACTTGAATGTGGTGAGTGGATTCTTTCCGCCAAATTGGTTGAGCTCCACTTTGGACAAGCGTGACGTGGTCTCCTTCTACCACGTGACCCTTATCCTGCAAACGTGGGAAATTTAAAAGCTTATCCTTAAGGatctataaacaaaatacaaggaaagagagaaaggaaagcaaCACTAAAGAAAACTAACCAGCAAAAACTCGAGTGCTCTGGAGAACGTCTCTTCTGCATCATTTGAAAACTGCATGTAGATAGGCATGACCCATGATAAAGCACTAGCCTTTGTTTAATTCTTTCGCTGCCAGACAATAATTTAGTTTCcttattaaagaaattattggataaaaaaaatcagaagtATCTAGTGGATGTTAATATGTTATtctgtttcaaaaataaataaatatatcgtCAGAAACgtgaatgaaaaattagatGTAGAGCAAAAATACACAAATGCATTGCCAATGTCCTCCAATCAGCGAATACAGATGTTATTCACTAAATGGACCAGGCCATAAGTGACACATCTTGCATTGTTCGATCCCTATCTAGAGCTAAAACAGATAGAAGATATCTATAGGTTTCATCCTGGATCCAGAAAGCTGCTATTCCACTAATCCTTTACTACCTTGTGAATAAAAAAACTGCCTAACGACGGGCAAAAAAGATGTCACAAACCATAGTTACAAGAAAAGTTCACATATATATCAATAGCAAACTCTACATCTTCAAGGAAAACTATTCATAATTGACACCAAGTAGATAAAGTTGATCTGGATCATTTTATTGGCATATACTGCATGAATTGGAGTACAGAAAATATTCTAACCAtgaattacaatatattaCACTACTTCTGAACTTACTCATCAGTGAAGGCAAAGATAGTAGAGCCGGGCCTATAATGACTTAAGAGAATAGCCATGGAGGTTCTTGTGAAAACAATGATAGGAGTATTAAGGGTGTTGGCCATAGTGGTGGCGTGGAAAGCAAACATGTCTCCCATATGGCTCTGTcataaaatatgaagaatacatcaaaaattttaacataaaaaaaaaattatactttgATTTCAAAGTGGGCGTTGTGATAAAACTTCTAACCCAATTAGACAGAGAAACGGCCTTCATCACATGTCCCAACAAcataaaagaaggaaaattggAGGTGtttcaagaaagaaatgaatagtAGAATTATTTAAGTatgtttcttttgatttttgtttaatatacaTCCTCTTGACGGTGTACATTGTACAAGTACAACTACAAACTATACCAAAttcttttgatgatttttaacAATTGACACTCCTCCACTAGTGCTTTGGGTTCTTTTCAACCCCTTGTCTTTAGGCTGTTTTTTTCTCCCTAATGGAATATACGTGGTTGTTtcttatcaaacaaaaaaagaaaaaaatcacacaTAATTAACAAGTGACAATAATACAAACCTTGTGGACACTCGATGGAATTAGAGTAGTAGAATTAATTGGTAGACTAGATTCCGTCCTCAAAGCCACAGTATGCATCACTTTCACAGCCTTCAACGGATATCTAATGTTTTCACCATAGtggattaaaatatcaatttgatataaaaatgaaatcaaaaagGGAGAAAGGGGGATAATTTGTATAGCATGAGCAAACAGAAAACAGCCTGAACTTCTTCAATGTTAGGAATAAGTCAATGACTTCAAGCTTAATTACAGAACAAGTAGACACAAAAGGTTGGAACAATGCTACGACACCAAGAATGACAaatcttttatcaattttaaacaaactaGAGGAACACGCATAAGCACTATGCATACGGGACATCgcatatttcaatatttataaattgcaattacaaaacaagaaaagaaacaaaaacaccTACCTATTGATTGCCCTACATTATATTGAAAGATCAAAGGGCCTCACTCCGTACCAATAGGTTCCACGggaaaaacaatattttgacctaaaaaaaaaaactcccaGGTAATGGGCTAGCTAGGAAACGTACTTCCATGAGCAGTTTCTCCTGAAAGCATGACTGCATCAGCACCTTCACGCACTGCAATAGCAATATCAGAAACCTCGGCTCTAGTCGGTGTGGGGTGATCAATCATGCTTTCCAGCATGTTTGTTGCCACAATAACTGGTTTCTGCATGCTACGACATCTTTTGATAATATCCTCCTGACAGAAAAGGTACTGTTATATGATGGCATATGATAGAATACTAATCCTATTATCCTATTAACGTCACAATCCTTCCACCACAATCTCTTGCTTTTGGTAATTAGTAGaagtgtgtgtgtgagagagagagacgcaaatttcattcaaataatgCAAAGAAGCTAATGCTCAAggttttcattcaaataatcCTGGAACTTTATGATATAAAGAAGAATAGAAGGTCAATATTTCTTGCTCAATATCTCTAAATTGCAGAAGTGGTACCACATAGCCAGAAAGTATttcaattatcaaattttttctcttattgGCTGGAATTGCCTCAAACCGATGAAAAAAAGCTATAATTCATCTATAATTCCAACCAATTCAATTTACAAAACTCCATTCATAAGATATGTGCAACTCCTTGATTTCTCCATTGATTTGACAGCAAGACAACTTACGAGTTCAAAGGGATAATTCATTTGCTTCTAATTTAGCATCAAAAAACTCAAGTTTTGCAAAGACTTGTCTCCCTATGATTCCTCTATTTATTCATGGTTAGCAAACCAGTTTGGATAACATCTTTTAAGTTATTCAGCTTGGAACTAGAAACAAAGTCTGCCCCGTCCTGAATGTTAACTTGAGCAAGTGGCTTATCAATCACAATTCCACGATCCTTCTGAAAAAGCCAACTAATatggaaaacaaaaggaaCGCGGCCCCAGCTTCAAGTAGCAAAGGAAATGATCCGAAAAAATTGAGCTAGTCGTAAAAACCTAGAACTATCAAACCAATAATCTCAATCCTTGGAAATCTGAAACCTATCAAAGCTCAGTGCAACATCTCTAATACCATATATGTACATCCCTTTATATTGTTTTCGTATTAAAGCTCAGTGTCCTCGAGCACCCTTTTATTGAATTCTGGATTGTACTCCTTTCCAAagaaacttcaataatttGGAAATAGATGGACTCGTACCTTTGTgtattaacatttaaaaagtcCAAGTAATCGTATCCcgtgaaaacaaaaaatttaaactttgtaaGAAGGTATTGTTACTACTCAAAACAAATATCCTTTGCTGGCCAAATTTTGATTCCATTCATCTTGGTTTCCAAGAACACCttcttgaatatttttatCCAATCCTCGCCCTCTAGGGAAGACATAGAAtcagaaattgaaatttttaacaCAGAACAAGACGTTGTGATGTCTCACCTAGGAAAGTTAAACAAACATAAGGAAAGGGATACATAAATTACAGgcatgattttaaaagttttacaAACCTTActctataaattaaaaatagtttggAACGCTGTTGGGTTAATTTTTTTGGCCGTTTTATCACCAGTAACttatttcaatgaaaattttcttgttgATCACCTTCCCGAACTAGTATATTATGCGCAAGAATCTCCTGTGAGAAGACCACATGCTCACCTTTGCGCCACTGTCCTTCTATCTGCAATGGTTGGATCAAGCTGGCTGCTAGGTTGCTTCAGTTTGAATTAGCGTTTAGGGTTATCCACTCCACTATTAGGTCGAGGGTATTTTTGTGGGACGAGGTAGAGAGCAATAAGACTTGCAACATATACTGCAAGAAATCTTGAGGTTTTCTGGAAGCTAGGTTTGGCTTTTAACTAGAATACTTTGCCAAATTctgtaaaattattattaatttattgtcaATGCCAATTATGGTTTTTTCTATGTCAAGACACAAGCCATTAAGTCACTAAAAAGTTTATCTGGAACAATGTTGCACAATGGAACAGTAATGAATGAGAGTTGTTAACATTAGAGTTTTACCTGCAATAATGGAACTTCCTCGATTGGAAGTTCAGCCCCAAGGTCTCCACGAGCGACCATTGCCTAAAAAgtcaaataaactaattaagttgCAACTCAGGATACCATGATGAGCATGAACAGTCACATGTGACAAAAATAAGAGAGCCAAGAACGTATTTGCagaaatgattaaatttatgCTACTTCAGAATGGAGTACAGGATATAACTATTCAGCCAAATTCCAGAAGCCGTCATGCATAAATTCAAATCTATATCAAAAATAGTGGTCAAAAGTTTACAGTTACAATTCCACATTATAAACAAACAGTCACATATAGCTCCTTAAGTTGTCCAAAGTAATAAAACTTCCAATCATTATGGTTGTTCatgataaacaaaagaaacggATGAATTTTGGTGCAAAAACTCTggctatttttaaataatatgagAGTCATCCAATCAGACATAGCAAATATCAAACCTCACTCCCATTGTAATTGTCTTatcctaaaaaataaaaaagaaataatactATTCTAATGGTGAAGtacattgaaatttaaattagaagcTTTAAACCAGTGAAGGAGAAAGCTAACCCCATCTGATGCTGAAAGTATTGAATGAAGATTAGGTATGGAGTCTgcactttcaatttttacaatCACACGAATATCTGCATTGCAGCCtacaaaaaatatacatatacttGCTGTCAGAATGAGAGGAAGCATAGATGTACTAAAGAGGTACATAATGGGCAACTAATAGATATCAgatatatacaaaaatgtaCTTTTCAGATAGTCTTTCAGCTCATGAACCACTCTAGCATCCTTCACAAAAGAAACAGCATAAAAATCAACCTGATTATCCACCCCAAACTTTATATCTTCCCAGTCCTTGTCTGCACCATGAAAGATTAATagattaaaagttgataatacatataaatatatttagaagATACTAAATTCTAAGTTATATTATAGTTACGGTCCTCATCCTTTcccatattttatattttggtcCCTATCCTTgcatttgtttaattttggtaAATGTTCTACGGACGTACCAATTCAGTCCCTTAAGTCAACTATCCATTTAAATTGTAACAAAAGGTCGAAGcattcaaaataagaaaatcttCGAATTTCAAACTGGAAGCACCCAAAACGGCCATAGCCCAAGTTTGCCCTCTGCTGGAAGTAGTCAAAGCTCTAAAACTGTTGAGTTACAAGTTCTGCCCTTGCTGGAAGTTTCTTCAGTTCAAAGAAAGGATATTTTGTTTCGTGAAATCTTGAAACAGTGTTGAAGTCTCCAGCAGTTTTTGAAGACCTAGGCTCTCTTTACTATTTTGCAGTGTCCTTGTTGCTCTTATATTTTCCTAtgcattttcttctttacttacttttctttctttgtattttgacttttgaagAAGTAATAAAAGGCTGTCATAACATCAATTCGACACTGATATGTTGCcacttctttttgttcataCGACATATCAAGTTAACACTGCATCTTCTACATTGTGATTGTATCATAGCAATTACATAACTCTTTAACAAGATAATTAACGTAAATTCTATAATGCAACACTGAAGTTAAATACCGAACATACCTGTTATAGAAGGCAATGTTGCACTTTTTCCACGGACATTCAAATGACGCCTCGATTTGAGTTCACCACCATCAATGACTACACACTTAACCGAATCATCTGTCTTTGATTGAACAGCCAATGACATCATTCCACCTGGAGTATGGAAAATAAAGTTTTGCTTTGAGGCAGTAAAAAATAGTCAACTGTGACTCTATAACCGATCATCTAAAAGCGATAAATAACTAGATGcatatttaaacatattcAACCATATACTGGGTTTGATCGAAGCTTTGGTATATTTGAGCCTTTTTTAATGAGAAACCTGAAAGATgtattgcttttcttttttatttttaatgagaAACTAGCATCCTTCATTTCACTGATGAGATGAATTACAAAGTATGCCAAGAAGATTACAAAAAGAATGCCAATGTGTAGTAAGAGAAGGCTATAGTCCCAAAAATATGGTGGAGAATTTACACCATAACAGAAAAAATGGTAAAGCATACGACTTGTAATTTTAACTGAAGTAAAGGTTATCTTGAAGCGCCTCCTCTCCAACCCACATGCCACAAGAATTATATTGTAAAGTGAGTTCCCAATCATTATCAGTGTTTATAGGCAGCTTAAACTTTTACTTCAATTGGCTGATGATTACATAAAACAAGTCGTTGATTGAGAAAAGTTGTATCATATATTGCAGTACCAATGTGAAACAAACAAGAGAAATATACTCACCATCAACAAGTAAAGTATCTCCAACTTCGACATCGTTTACAAAGTCGTCGTAGTTGACACTAACAGTGTCTTTTGTGCTGACTCCTCTTTTGATTGTGAAGTTAAATTCTTGTCCCTCTTTGAGCAAGATAGGTTTAGGTACATCTCCACTTCGAACCTCAGGACCCTGAATgaaacaaacagaaaaataatGCAGTAATTAAAAGCATCAAtcattaaatcatatttcCAAGAgtagaataaaattttgggtACCAGTAGGCAAATTGATTCAACAGTAATGAACAATTCTATAGAAGATCGAATTGAAATTAAGCTTCAAAAATCTCACCGACCAATCAAAGCATACTTATGAATAATAGGTTCTAGAAAATTTCACAATCATTTAATTCAAGTATCGTTTGATTAAGAGTTTCAGATCAATCTGAAGTTTTAGCTTTGACTCCTTCTGGACAGCTCATAATTCAGCATTCGATAACATATAGAGAGTAGTAAACATACCTTCGTATCAAGCATGATGGCTATAACTTTGTCATTAAATTGGGCGTTATATTCCTTAACCAAATCAATTGTTTTCTGGTGGAAGAATGGTCTCCATGCGACATATTTAAACGAGCCACATTCATCCCAGTCTCTGCCAATTTCCATATCATTTCCCGTGAACTTGTCG of the Cucumis sativus cultivar 9930 chromosome 3, Cucumber_9930_V3, whole genome shotgun sequence genome contains:
- the LOC101222828 gene encoding LOW QUALITY PROTEIN: pyruvate kinase isozyme G, chloroplastic (The sequence of the model RefSeq protein was modified relative to this genomic sequence to represent the inferred CDS: inserted 3 bases in 3 codons), encoding MLENSGAAGSCVYNGSLDTDQDVSNSTLELQSNAFHRSRTKLTTKSRRKTKVVCTIXPSTSSREMIWKLAETGMNVARLNMSHGDHSXHQKTIDLVKEYNAQFNDKVIAIMLDTKGPEVRSGDVPKPILLKEGQEFNFTIKRGVSTKDTVSVNYDDFVNDVEVGDTLLVDGGMMSLAVQSKTDDSVKCVVIDGGELKSRRHLNVRGKSATLPSITDKDWEDIKFGVDNQVDFYAVSFVKDARVVHELKDYLKSCNADIRVIVKIESADSIPNLHSILSASDGAMVARGDLGAELPIEEVPLLQEDIIKRCRSMQKPVIVATNMLESMIDHPTPTRAEVSDIAIAVREGADAVMLSGETAHGSTYPLKAVKVMHTVALRTESSLPINSTTLIPSSVHKSHMGDMFAFHATTMANTLNTPIIVFTRTSMAILLSHYRPGSTIFAFTDDERIKQRLVLYHGXMPIYMQFSNDAEETFSRALEFLLDKGHVVEGDHVTLVQSGAQPIWRKESTHHIQVRRIQG